GTCCTCCCCGCTTTCCTCCAGCTGCCGGATGAAAGCATTCAGCGTGTACTTGCTGATCAGCTTCACGCTTCCCTTCTTAATGAACCGCAGCCGCCCGCAGGCAAGAAGTTTTCCTACACGCGCTCTCGACGTGCCGAGACGTGCCGCCGTCTCCGCAATCGTCATCAGACGGTTCGCATCATCCGGCACGATGCGCCCCGTGATGCTCTCTATCCGTCTTGCCGCCCCTCTTCCTGTATCCATGACAATCTCCTCTTGTAAAGCAAAACAGCAGGCCTTCCCTTCTTTACCTCTTACTTGTTGCCCGCCTCCTCCCCTCACCGCCGTGACGCTGGATCACGCGGGCTTCTTCTCGTCCTCAAGCCGACCGCTCATGCTCGTCTCGCCCGTATCTAGTGCTTGTATTTACTTTCAATACAATATGTAGTATGATTTACATAGATACTAGATAAAGGAGGTGAATCTGCATGGCAAAGTCAAATAGTAGTAAGGTAACCTCTGCTCGCGCGGCAAGTGCAGCGTCCAAGGTGTTGCGTGACGGACGCACCAGCAAGGCATCTAAGACCGCTGCAGGAAGTGCACTTTCGCAGCGCCCCGCGCGCGGCAAGAAGTGACCTGCTATAAATTCCCAAGAGGTAGAGTGTGACCGCACTCTACCTTTTTCATTCGCTGAAAAAAATCTGCCACACCTCGTCTTTTGTGAGTGGTACCGTTCGCATGAGCGTATGAATCTCATCAATGCGGAACGACCTTTCGCGAAGTCTTCGCTGGAAGGCATCTCGTGATACACCGAGCGCTTTACCTGCAATCTCATTTGTCAGTCCGTGAAACTTCAGCGTTCTCCGCAAAAGGTCGACATCTACCTGCACGCCACATCCCCCCTCATTGCCCACAACTCTCCTTACTTGTAACATGCTAGGCCGGTGGCATTGATAGCGCAGCCTCTCTCTTTTCCATGTCTTCTGCTTTTTCCGGCTCACTTCGTACTCTCATAGTCCCCGTCATACTCCCCATGCTCCGCCAAAAAGGCTTCCGCTTCATCAAAGCTCATTTCGTCCGCGTCTTCCTCCTCCGAGTCCGGGGCATTGAGATTCAAAAGAGCAGCAGCCAGCCGTTCCGGATGTGGAATTACCACGACACGCAAAGCGTATTTGATCTCATACCCATAATCCAAGTACCCGTGCACCACCAGCAGATTGCCGTCGTCGATGAGATAGGCATGATATTGTTCCTTCTTTATATCCGCATCCATCAGAATCAATCGAGCACCGCACTCCACACGATTCGTCACATACATCCGCATCTCTCTGGGATAGTTGTCATTCAGCTGCAGTTTCATTTCTTTTGCCTCCTTCTCTTTATGCCGCCTCCACGCCGTGCTACAATAAGCACAGAAAGGATACGTTTATCGATATCCAAACTGTACGGAACAACTTTTCCAAGAGTTTTTACATGCACCATCGAAAGGAAAGTTTGTTCACGCTCGATTAAAGGGAACCGGTGAAATTCGAATTCGTTAATCACCATCCGGCACAACGCCAACTTCCGTAGACAAAACTTCCACAAATGCGCCCGTTACTATTGCCGTAGTCATGGGCGTATATTTTTTACGAATCAGGTCAACCAGCGGTTGAGCAGCTTTCTTTACCTCATCCATTTCCAGTTCTTCCTGTGTCTCGCTCATCTCTTCACCTCCCTCCGACCGCTCATGCGGGCTTTTTCCTTCTCTCCTTCCGTGCTATACTGAACACGGAAGGAGGTGTTACTATAAGCAACTGCATATCTCCCATCGTTCCCACCTAGATCTCACAACAGAAAGGATGTTTTAGAATGGTCTACCTCATTACTTATGACTTGAATCGCCCGGGGCAAAACTACGACAGTCTATACCAAGCGATTAAAGCATTAGGCTCTAGTTGGTGGCACTATCTTGATTCAACTTGGCTTGTTAATACAGAATTAAATGCCAAACAGATAACGCAAAGGCTTACAAAATGCCTGGACAAAAGTGATCGACT
This portion of the Selenomonas sp. TAMA-11512 genome encodes:
- a CDS encoding excisionase family DNA-binding protein, whose amino-acid sequence is MDTGRGAARRIESITGRIVPDDANRLMTIAETAARLGTSRARVGKLLACGRLRFIKKGSVKLISKYTLNAFIRQLEESGEDMECIG